One window of the Arvicanthis niloticus isolate mArvNil1 chromosome 23, mArvNil1.pat.X, whole genome shotgun sequence genome contains the following:
- the Zfyve1 gene encoding zinc finger FYVE domain-containing protein 1 isoform X3, whose product MRLCILSFWVLALSDRFSGEIPDDQMAHSSFFPDEYFTCSSLCLSCGAGCKNSMNHGKEGVPHEAKSRCRYSHQYDNRVYTCKACYERGKEVSVVPKTSASTDSPWMGLAKYAWSGYVIECPNCGVVYRSRQYWFGNQDPVDTVVRTEIVHVWPGTDAFLKDNNNAAQRLLDGMNFMAQSVSELSLGPTKAVTSWLTDQIAPAYWRPNSQILSCNQCATSFKDNDTKHHCRACGEGFCDSCSSKTRPVPERGWGPAPVRVCDNCYDARNVQLDVTEAQADDEGGTLIARKVGEAVQNTLGAVVTAIDIPLGLVKDAARPAYWVPDHEILHCHSCRKEFSVKLSKHHCRACGQGFCDECSHDRRAVPSRGWDHPVRVCFNCNKKPGDL is encoded by the exons GCACTAAGTGACCGCTTCAGCGGCGAGATCCCCGATGACCAGATGGCGCACAGTTCATTTTTTCCAGATGAGTACTTCACCTGCTCCTCGCTCTGCCTCAGCTGTGG GGCAGGTTGTAAGAACAGCATGAACCACGGCAAGGAAGGGGTGCCTCATGAAGCCAAGAGCCGCTGTCGGTACTCGCACCAGTATGACAACCGAGTTTATACCTGCAAG GCCTGCTATGAGAGAGGCAAGGAAGTCAGCGTGGTGCCCAAAACATCTGCCTCCACTGACTCTCCCTGGATGGGTCTGGCAAAGTACGCCTGGTCTGG GTATGTGATCGAGTGTCCTAACTGCGGTGTGGTCTATCGGAGCCGCCAGTACTGGTTTGGGAACCAGGACCCTGTGGACACGGTGGTGCGGACAGAGATTGTACATGTGTGGCCTGGA ACAGATGCATTTCTGAAGGATAACAACAATGCCGCTCAGCGTCTGTTGGATGGGATGAATTTTATGGCTCAGTCAGTGTCTGAGCTCAGCCTTGGACCCACTAAGGCTGTGACTTCTTGGCTAACAGACCAGATTGCCCCTGCCTACTGGAGGCCCAACTCCCAGATCCTG AGCTGCAACCAGTGTGCAACATCCTTCAAGGACAACGACACCAAGCATCACTGCCGGGCCTGTGGTGAGGGCTTCTGTGATAGCTGTTCATCCAAGACCCGGCCAGTGCCTGAGCGGGGCTGGGGACCTGCGCCTGTCCGTGTGTGTGACAACTGCTACGATGCCAGGAATGTCCAGTTAG ATGTGACTGAGGCACAGGCAGATGATGAAGGTGGAACACTGATTGCCCGGAAGGTGGGCGAAGCCGTGCAGAACACCTTGGGAGCCGTGGTGACAGCTATTGACATACCACTAG GTCTGGTGAAGGATGCTGCCAGGCCGGCCTACTGGGTGCCCGACCACGAGATCCTGCACTGCCACAGCTGCCGCAAGGAGTTCAGCGTCAAGCTCTCCAAGCACCACTGCCGAGCCTGCGGACAGGGCTTCTGCGATGAGTGCTCCCATGACCGCAGGGCTGTCCCCTCGCGTGGCTGGGACCATCCAGTCCGAGTCTGCTTCAACTGCAATAAAAAGCCCGGTGACCTTTAA